A window of Campylobacter concisus contains these coding sequences:
- the groL gene encoding chaperonin GroEL (60 kDa chaperone family; promotes refolding of misfolded polypeptides especially under stressful conditions; forms two stacked rings of heptamers to form a barrel-shaped 14mer; ends can be capped by GroES; misfolded proteins enter the barrel where they are refolded when GroES binds) — translation MAKEIFYSDDARNRLYEGVKKLNDAVKVTMGPRGRNVLIQKSFGAPNITKDGVSVAKEVELKDTIENMGASLVREVASKTNDQAGDGTTTATVLAHAIFKEGLRNVTAGANPIEVKRGMDKEVAALIDALKNISKKVSGSKEIAQIATISANSDESIGKLIADAMEKVGKDGVITVEEAKSIQDELSVVEGMQFDRGYLSPYFITNPEKMQVELSNPFILLFDKKITNLKDLLPVLEQVQKSGKPLLIIAEDIEGEALATLVVNKLRGVLNISAVKAPGFGDRRKAMLEDIAILTGGEVISEELGRTLESATINDLGQASSVVIDKDNTTIVNGAGEKSAIDARITQIKAQIAETTSDYDKEKLQERLAKLSGGVAVIKVGAATETEMKEKKDRVDDALSATRAAVEEGIVVGGGSALILASKSVNLNLQGDEAIGAEIVRRALRAPLRQIAENAGFDAGVVANAVETSKDANFGFNAATGEYVNMFEAGIIDPVKVERVALQNAVSVASLLLTTEATISEIKEEKAMPAMPDMGGMGGMGGMM, via the coding sequence ATGGCAAAAGAAATTTTTTACTCTGATGATGCAAGAAACCGCCTATACGAGGGCGTAAAAAAACTAAATGACGCTGTAAAAGTGACAATGGGACCAAGAGGCAGAAATGTCCTTATCCAAAAGAGCTTTGGCGCGCCAAACATCACAAAAGACGGCGTTAGTGTGGCTAAAGAAGTTGAGCTAAAAGATACTATCGAAAACATGGGTGCAAGTTTAGTTAGAGAAGTGGCAAGTAAGACAAATGACCAAGCAGGTGACGGCACGACAACAGCTACTGTACTAGCTCACGCGATATTTAAAGAGGGCCTTAGAAACGTAACTGCTGGCGCAAATCCTATCGAAGTAAAACGCGGCATGGATAAAGAAGTAGCAGCTCTTATAGACGCACTAAAAAATATCTCTAAAAAAGTATCTGGCTCAAAAGAGATCGCTCAGATCGCTACTATCTCTGCTAACTCAGACGAGAGTATTGGCAAACTTATCGCTGATGCGATGGAAAAAGTCGGCAAAGATGGCGTCATAACAGTAGAAGAGGCAAAATCTATCCAAGATGAGCTAAGCGTTGTTGAGGGTATGCAATTTGACCGCGGATATCTAAGCCCGTACTTCATCACAAATCCTGAAAAGATGCAAGTTGAGCTAAGCAATCCATTTATATTGCTATTTGACAAGAAGATCACAAATTTAAAAGACTTGCTTCCAGTGCTTGAGCAAGTACAAAAAAGTGGCAAACCACTTTTAATAATCGCTGAAGATATCGAGGGCGAGGCACTTGCAACGCTTGTTGTAAACAAACTTCGCGGTGTGCTAAATATCTCGGCTGTTAAAGCTCCTGGCTTTGGCGATAGAAGAAAAGCAATGCTTGAAGATATCGCTATTTTAACAGGTGGCGAAGTTATCAGCGAAGAGCTAGGCAGAACACTTGAAAGCGCTACCATAAACGACCTTGGACAAGCTTCAAGCGTAGTTATCGACAAAGATAACACAACTATCGTAAATGGTGCAGGCGAGAAGTCAGCAATAGACGCTAGAATAACTCAGATCAAAGCTCAAATCGCAGAAACAACAAGCGACTACGACAAAGAAAAACTTCAAGAGCGCCTTGCAAAACTAAGCGGCGGCGTGGCAGTTATCAAAGTAGGTGCTGCGACTGAAACTGAGATGAAAGAGAAAAAAGACCGCGTTGATGATGCTCTAAGCGCTACTCGTGCAGCTGTTGAAGAGGGCATCGTAGTAGGTGGTGGTTCAGCTCTTATCCTTGCTTCAAAGAGTGTAAATTTAAATTTACAAGGTGATGAGGCAATCGGCGCTGAGATCGTTAGAAGAGCGCTTCGTGCTCCACTTCGTCAAATCGCTGAAAACGCTGGCTTTGACGCAGGCGTTGTGGCAAATGCAGTTGAGACAAGCAAAGATGCAAATTTTGGCTTTAATGCTGCAACTGGCGAATATGTAAATATGTTTGAAGCCGGTATCATCGATCCAGTGAAAGTTGAGAGAGTTGCGCTTCAAAATGCTGTTAGTGTGGCTAGCTTGCTACTAACAACTGAGGCAACTATTAGCGAGATAAAAGAAGAAAAAGCAATGCCTGCAATGCCTGACATGGGCGGAATGGGCGGCATGGGCGGCATGATGTAG
- the groES gene encoding co-chaperone GroES, giving the protein MNFQPLGKRVLVERVEETKTTASGIIIPDNAKEKPLSGEVKAVGAEVEGIKVGDKVVFAKYGGTEINLDDKTYLVLNIDDVLGVIK; this is encoded by the coding sequence ATGAACTTTCAACCATTAGGCAAGCGTGTTCTAGTCGAACGCGTAGAGGAGACAAAGACCACAGCTTCGGGCATTATTATACCTGATAACGCAAAAGAAAAACCTTTAAGCGGCGAGGTAAAAGCAGTCGGGGCTGAAGTAGAGGGCATAAAAGTTGGTGATAAAGTTGTATTTGCAAAATACGGTGGCACTGAGATAAATTTAGATGATAAAACATATCTTGTTTTAAACATTGATGATGTTTTGGGCGTGATTAAATAA
- a CDS encoding tryptophanyl-tRNA synthetase — translation MKKIAYLVAALALIILCIFGFIFSSFGNKFIASKIEKEALARGIDVKFKDFNLGLSTLNLEATVMNAINLKANGELSLLAQSMNLNIDIDAEKAKASELGLKKDVALKANMAGNFSDFKLAATGTALGSNINLNANLKDYLPKALNLDAKNIDLSEISALAQKPNLASGKLDLTSNMQEIDEKNEPIINAQILASDAAINKEILKNEFGLILAKNINFKGGVNAKFANEKVVAKTLIIAPEATLKANETTYDLVSKNLKSDFSLNVPDLALFGKLLGQQLSGAVDANGEITMQGNALKNLKADINGLGGKINANFDSKNLALNAANIKLKELLALALQPSYADGEINLNANFSGFDELKKLTGEAKFEIKNGLIDKELAKLKNAAKFELKGSATAKGELVNFDANVLSDLGELKDVKGIYDLKNSQIFSKFALLISDPEKFKSVSGFEVGSKMALAGDVKLKESKIDELNLGGDAFAGKLNATIKNENLDLNLKEAQLGEILALSGNGRLANAKTNVQAKGQNIFSKSSSIAATIALNDGKFNATALSKMLDKKFPENEKFSSNLSLNYKGDMAKFNGDFLSSLADIKGIDGSFDIGKSTLSLKLQAVVSELNKLAFLAGRELHGKFVTLVTANGKVDNLSVKATSDDLFKGKLEATYKGGALDAVLKNFEVKGLTQTLGLEHLYDGNGDAKFDYETKQRAGKFDILLKEGHLANTNLTNNIKTFTGKDITKEIYKDGKIYGNIKGDNVVFNVNLSSPKSDIKVTNGTYNTATKMLNAPLVCRLEKTDLNVQISGITGKLKYDVRSQYLENKVKKEIGRFLDKKLSGKDDEGANGEKQNLKGLLKGLF, via the coding sequence ATGAAAAAAATAGCCTATTTAGTAGCGGCTTTGGCCCTGATAATCCTTTGCATTTTTGGCTTTATCTTTAGCTCTTTTGGTAATAAATTTATAGCTAGCAAAATAGAAAAAGAAGCACTTGCTCGCGGTATCGATGTAAAATTTAAAGATTTTAATCTTGGGCTTAGCACGCTAAATTTAGAAGCAACCGTGATGAATGCCATAAATTTAAAGGCAAATGGTGAGCTTTCACTGCTTGCTCAAAGCATGAATTTAAACATAGATATAGACGCCGAAAAGGCAAAGGCTAGCGAGCTTGGGTTAAAAAAAGACGTCGCGCTTAAAGCAAACATGGCTGGTAATTTTAGCGACTTTAAATTAGCGGCAACTGGCACGGCGCTTGGCTCAAACATAAATTTAAATGCAAACTTAAAAGACTACCTGCCAAAAGCCCTAAATCTTGACGCTAAAAACATCGACCTTTCTGAGATCTCAGCTCTAGCACAAAAGCCAAATTTGGCTAGCGGCAAACTTGATCTAACGAGCAATATGCAAGAGATTGATGAGAAAAATGAGCCGATCATTAACGCTCAAATTTTAGCAAGCGATGCAGCGATAAACAAAGAAATTCTAAAAAATGAATTTGGGCTAATTTTAGCAAAAAATATAAACTTTAAAGGCGGCGTAAATGCTAAATTTGCAAATGAAAAAGTAGTGGCAAAAACCCTTATCATCGCGCCTGAAGCCACTTTAAAAGCAAATGAAACGACTTATGATCTAGTTAGCAAAAATTTAAAGAGCGACTTTTCTCTAAACGTACCTGATCTTGCCCTTTTTGGCAAGCTCTTGGGGCAACAGCTAAGTGGCGCTGTGGATGCAAACGGCGAAATTACAATGCAAGGAAATGCCCTTAAAAACCTAAAAGCTGATATAAACGGGCTTGGCGGCAAAATAAATGCAAATTTTGATAGCAAAAACTTAGCCTTAAATGCAGCTAATATTAAGCTAAAAGAGCTTCTAGCACTTGCTCTTCAGCCTAGCTACGCAGACGGAGAGATAAATTTAAACGCAAATTTTAGCGGCTTTGACGAGTTAAAAAAGCTTACAGGCGAGGCTAAATTTGAGATAAAAAACGGCCTTATAGATAAAGAACTAGCAAAGCTTAAAAATGCGGCGAAATTTGAGCTAAAAGGCAGTGCCACAGCAAAAGGTGAGCTTGTAAATTTTGACGCAAACGTGCTTAGCGATCTTGGCGAGCTAAAGGATGTAAAGGGCATTTATGATCTAAAAAATAGCCAAATTTTTAGCAAATTTGCCCTGCTCATTAGCGACCCTGAGAAATTTAAATCGGTTAGTGGCTTTGAAGTGGGCTCAAAGATGGCACTTGCGGGCGATGTAAAGCTCAAAGAGAGCAAGATAGATGAGCTAAATTTGGGCGGCGATGCCTTTGCTGGCAAGCTAAACGCCACCATAAAAAATGAAAATCTTGATCTTAACCTAAAAGAGGCGCAGCTAGGAGAGATCTTGGCACTTAGTGGCAACGGCAGACTAGCAAATGCTAAGACAAATGTCCAAGCAAAGGGGCAAAATATCTTTAGTAAAAGCTCAAGTATTGCCGCAACGATCGCTTTAAATGATGGCAAATTTAACGCCACAGCGCTTAGCAAAATGCTTGATAAAAAATTCCCAGAAAACGAGAAATTTAGCTCAAATTTGAGCCTAAATTACAAAGGTGACATGGCAAAATTTAATGGCGACTTTCTTAGCTCACTAGCTGATATAAAGGGTATAGACGGCAGCTTTGACATCGGTAAAAGCACGCTAAGTTTAAAGCTTCAAGCGGTAGTTTCGGAGCTAAATAAGCTTGCATTTTTAGCTGGCCGCGAGCTTCACGGTAAATTTGTAACCCTCGTAACGGCAAACGGCAAAGTGGATAATCTAAGCGTAAAAGCCACCTCTGATGATCTATTTAAGGGCAAACTAGAGGCAACCTACAAAGGTGGCGCGCTTGATGCGGTGCTAAAAAACTTTGAGGTCAAAGGGCTAACGCAGACTTTGGGGCTAGAGCATCTCTATGATGGCAACGGCGATGCTAAATTTGACTACGAAACAAAGCAAAGGGCTGGCAAATTTGACATCTTGCTAAAAGAGGGTCACCTAGCCAACACAAATCTTACAAACAATATAAAAACCTTCACCGGCAAGGACATCACAAAAGAGATTTACAAAGACGGCAAAATTTACGGCAATATAAAGGGCGATAATGTCGTTTTCAATGTAAATTTAAGCTCGCCAAAGAGCGATATAAAGGTTACAAACGGCACTTATAACACAGCTACAAAAATGCTTAACGCACCGCTTGTTTGCAGGCTCGAAAAGACTGACCTAAACGTGCAAATCTCAGGCATTACAGGCAAGCTAAAATACGACGTCAGATCGCAATATCTCGAAAATAAGGTCAAAAAAGAGATAGGTAGATTTTTAGACAAAAAACTAAGCGGCAAAGATGATGAAGGTGCAAACGGCGAAAAGCAAAATCTAAAGGGGCTTTTAAAAGGGCTATTTTAG
- a CDS encoding MFS transporter: MTATNLASSLIQPLIGHLSDKKELPYVIPLGLLLAGGGMSLTGFVTNYYIILVCVMISGIGAALFHPSAARIINYASNAKNRAKSISIFSFGGNVGFAVGPILVAVFVGNFGLKGALVFIIPQIFLTLLYLKKGKFIKALEGNHKKQILQKTTLLKDDLSAFLRLCVCIFSRSIVAFGFSAFFSIYLIKIFGLSKEAANINLSLFFAAGAISTLFGGALADRYGLVRLIKISLSIAAPLVVLMLFIDSYALFPAASMCVSGYISLSFTPSTPLHSFICQIRSVYRLSQA, from the coding sequence GTGACCGCCACGAATTTAGCAAGCTCGCTCATCCAACCGCTCATCGGTCACCTAAGCGACAAAAAAGAGCTGCCATACGTCATCCCGCTTGGGCTACTGCTTGCTGGCGGGGGCATGAGCCTCACTGGCTTTGTGACAAACTACTACATCATCCTAGTTTGCGTGATGATAAGCGGTATCGGCGCCGCGCTCTTTCACCCAAGCGCCGCAAGAATCATAAACTACGCCTCAAACGCCAAAAATAGAGCCAAAAGCATAAGTATATTTTCTTTTGGTGGCAATGTCGGCTTTGCAGTTGGACCCATTTTAGTCGCTGTTTTTGTGGGAAATTTTGGTCTAAAAGGGGCGCTAGTCTTTATAATCCCTCAAATTTTTCTAACGCTTTTATACCTTAAAAAGGGCAAATTTATAAAAGCACTAGAAGGCAATCACAAAAAGCAAATTTTACAAAAAACTACCCTCTTAAAAGACGATTTGAGCGCATTTTTAAGACTTTGCGTATGTATATTTTCACGCTCGATCGTCGCATTTGGCTTTTCGGCATTTTTTAGCATCTACCTCATCAAAATTTTTGGCCTTAGTAAAGAAGCTGCAAATATAAATTTAAGCCTCTTTTTCGCTGCAGGTGCGATCTCTACGCTATTTGGCGGAGCACTAGCGGATAGATACGGCCTAGTTAGACTCATCAAAATAAGCCTAAGCATCGCCGCGCCGTTAGTCGTGCTAATGCTCTTTATCGACAGCTACGCGCTATTTCCCGCGGCCTCCATGTGCGTGAGTGGCTACATCAGCCTATCTTTTACCCCCTCAACCCCTTTGCACAGCTTTATTTGCCAAATCAGATCAGTTTATAGGCTTAGTCAAGCATAA
- the uvrB gene encoding excinuclease ABC subunit UvrB produces the protein MSKFEISSKFSPSSDQARAIKEIVKSIKSGNKYQTLLGVTGSGKTFTMANVIRELNMPTLIMTHNKSLAAQLYSEFKGFFPKNHVEYFISYYDYYQPEAYIPRSDLYIEKDSSVNEELERLRLSATASLLSFDDVICVASVSANYGLGNPSEYKGMVAYLSVGEKISQRKLLEQLVDMGYKRNDNYFDRGDFRVNGDVVDIYPAYYNDEALRVEFFGDEIDTMYHFDVLDNKRLKDISKFTLYATSQFIVGADRLKIAMKEIEEELDFRLKEFNEQGKLVEAQRLKQRVEFDLEMMASTGMCKGIENYARHLTGQKPGETPYSMFDYFEISGKDYLVIVDESHVSLPQFRGMYAGDRSRKEVLVEYGFRLPSALDNRPLKFDEFISKKAKFLFVSATPNEYELGISQGHVYEQILRPTGLLDPLIEIKDSDNQVEALFDEAKAVIARGERVLVTVLTKKMAEELSRYYIELGVKVKYMHSDIDAIERNEIIRGLRSGEFDMLIGINLLREGLDLPEVSLIAIMDADKEGFLRSTTSLIQTMGRAARNVNGKVLMFAKKITHSMKEAIDTTTARRKFQDEYNKAHGITPHSASRNIEESLHVEDDGEIYKRGKNLEKMPASERAAIVKELRKQMLEAAAQLEFEKAAALRDEIAKMRKL, from the coding sequence ATGAGTAAATTTGAAATTTCATCTAAATTTAGCCCAAGTAGCGACCAAGCAAGAGCGATAAAAGAGATAGTAAAAAGTATAAAATCAGGCAATAAATACCAAACTCTTCTAGGTGTGACAGGATCTGGCAAGACCTTTACCATGGCAAACGTAATACGTGAGCTAAACATGCCAACTCTTATAATGACGCATAACAAATCTCTTGCCGCTCAGCTTTATAGCGAATTTAAGGGCTTTTTTCCAAAAAACCATGTCGAGTACTTCATAAGCTACTACGACTACTACCAACCAGAGGCATACATCCCAAGAAGCGACCTATATATAGAAAAAGATAGCTCAGTAAATGAGGAGCTTGAGCGCCTGAGATTAAGTGCGACGGCTAGCTTGCTAAGCTTTGATGATGTGATCTGCGTGGCCTCAGTCTCTGCAAACTATGGCCTTGGTAATCCAAGCGAGTATAAAGGGATGGTGGCATATCTTAGCGTGGGTGAGAAGATAAGCCAAAGAAAGCTTTTAGAACAGCTTGTGGATATGGGCTATAAGCGCAATGACAACTACTTTGACAGGGGCGACTTTCGTGTAAATGGCGACGTGGTTGATATTTATCCAGCTTACTATAACGACGAAGCCCTAAGGGTTGAGTTTTTTGGCGATGAGATCGATACGATGTATCATTTTGATGTGCTTGATAACAAAAGGCTAAAGGATATCTCTAAATTTACGCTTTATGCGACAAGCCAGTTCATAGTGGGTGCTGATAGGCTAAAGATCGCGATGAAAGAGATCGAAGAGGAGCTAGATTTTCGTTTGAAAGAGTTTAACGAGCAGGGCAAGCTAGTAGAGGCGCAGAGGCTAAAGCAAAGGGTGGAGTTTGACCTCGAAATGATGGCAAGTACGGGCATGTGCAAAGGCATCGAAAACTACGCGCGCCACCTAACTGGTCAAAAACCCGGAGAGACGCCGTACTCGATGTTTGACTACTTTGAGATAAGTGGCAAAGACTATCTAGTTATCGTCGATGAGAGCCACGTGAGTTTGCCGCAGTTTAGGGGTATGTATGCGGGAGATAGGAGCCGTAAAGAGGTGCTTGTGGAGTATGGATTTCGCTTGCCATCAGCACTTGATAACAGGCCGCTTAAATTTGATGAGTTCATAAGCAAAAAGGCGAAATTTCTCTTTGTCTCAGCCACGCCAAACGAATATGAGCTTGGTATCAGCCAGGGGCACGTATATGAGCAAATTTTGCGTCCTACGGGACTGCTTGATCCGCTTATCGAGATAAAAGATAGCGATAACCAAGTCGAGGCGCTATTTGACGAGGCAAAGGCAGTCATCGCAAGAGGTGAGCGTGTGCTAGTTACGGTGCTAACTAAAAAGATGGCCGAGGAGCTAAGCCGCTACTACATTGAGCTTGGCGTAAAGGTCAAGTATATGCACTCAGACATCGACGCGATCGAGCGAAATGAGATCATTAGAGGGCTTAGAAGTGGCGAATTTGACATGCTAATAGGCATAAATTTGCTCCGTGAAGGGCTGGACCTGCCTGAAGTGAGCCTGATAGCGATCATGGACGCCGATAAAGAGGGCTTTTTGCGCTCGACAACGAGCCTTATACAGACGATGGGGCGCGCAGCTAGAAATGTAAACGGCAAGGTGTTAATGTTTGCCAAAAAGATCACGCACTCGATGAAAGAGGCAATCGATACGACAACGGCTAGGCGTAAATTTCAAGATGAGTACAACAAAGCTCATGGCATCACGCCACACTCTGCAAGTAGGAATATCGAAGAGAGCCTGCATGTCGAAGATGATGGTGAAATTTATAAACGTGGCAAGAATTTAGAAAAGATGCCAGCAAGCGAGCGAGCCGCGATAGTAAAAGAGCTAAGAAAGCAGATGCTTGAAGCGGCGGCGCAGCTTGAGTTTGAGAAGGCAGCGGCGTTGCGTGACGAAATAGCGAAGATGAGAAAGCTATAG
- a CDS encoding cell division protein ZapB has translation MFEDNAILTTLSDKVNDLITKYDELCKTNEELRNEIVTLKAQNEAKSNQIMRLEEDLDKKNTEADDVMRKIEAVLGR, from the coding sequence ATGTTTGAAGACAACGCTATCTTAACCACACTAAGCGATAAAGTAAATGACCTAATCACAAAATATGATGAGCTTTGCAAAACAAACGAAGAATTGCGTAATGAGATCGTAACTTTAAAAGCACAAAATGAGGCAAAAAGCAATCAAATCATGCGTTTAGAAGAAGATCTTGACAAGAAAAATACCGAAGCTGATGACGTAATGAGAAAAATCGAAGCTGTCCTTGGCAGATAA
- a CDS encoding type II secretion system protein — MKRRAYTLLELIFIVVILGILSTVAIPRLFFSRSDATISNAKTQLAAIRSGISLKYNDNILQAKPEFPQKLDDGDPSKLFKNVINIPIKDSGNKNGWHRISDDKYTFRLDGKVANFKYDKTTGDFSCNDQNEICKSLQ; from the coding sequence ATGAAAAGACGAGCTTACACCTTGCTTGAGCTGATATTTATAGTAGTTATACTAGGTATTTTAAGCACAGTCGCTATACCTAGGCTATTTTTTTCTAGAAGTGACGCTACTATCTCAAATGCAAAAACTCAACTTGCTGCTATAAGAAGCGGAATTTCACTAAAATACAATGACAATATCTTGCAAGCAAAGCCAGAATTTCCACAAAAACTAGACGATGGCGATCCAAGCAAACTTTTCAAAAATGTTATAAATATACCGATAAAAGATAGCGGCAACAAAAATGGCTGGCACAGAATAAGCGATGACAAATATACATTTAGACTAGATGGCAAAGTAGCAAATTTCAAATACGATAAAACAACTGGCGATTTTAGCTGTAATGACCAAAATGAAATTTGCAAATCACTTCAGTAA
- a CDS encoding primosomal protein N': MHYYILAFYGLNLAPLTYESDQKLEKFQGVKASLRGKILTAFIIKETDKPEFKTSKILEILPINLTSMQSELAIFISKYYTCELGVSLNLFEPNDNIAVDQIYENQNFNVAPKLNEKQQEALDFINKRKISLIFGDTGSGKSEIYIAKIREILNVGSQALFLMPEISLTPQMQKRLEGFFGEAVAVWHSKITSKKKEQILKDIKSEKVRLVAGARSALFLPLERLKLIIIDEEHDDSYKNTGSKPNYNARDLALFLTSKFDLQVVLGSATPSLTSFYKQEHFRLKGTYFDSQKNYIFDESETGISEILKDEISKTLVNKKQAVICLPTRANFKYLVCKNCGETLKCPFCSIGMSYYKKQNVLKCQYCEHKMAVPKFCHQCGSEMIEAKKIGTSELLERLQNEFANARIAKFDRDEITTQNKLVKALKEFNDGKIDILLGTQMLSKGHDYHNVELAVIMGFDELLNFPDYKARERTLALAMQVAGRAGRNGVGRVIIQSKQREFFESYISDYDAFLKDEIGYREGLYPPFTRLLRIIISHKDERIVKNTLNEFVQRIEPLRSDELEVIGYGKCQIEYLGSKFRYEILLRSNSHIPLLKAANLCKSELSDIDIDPVNFS; encoded by the coding sequence ATGCATTACTACATACTCGCATTTTATGGGCTAAATTTAGCCCCACTCACTTATGAAAGCGATCAAAAACTAGAAAAATTTCAAGGCGTAAAGGCTTCTTTAAGAGGCAAAATTCTTACTGCTTTTATCATAAAAGAGACTGACAAACCAGAGTTTAAAACAAGTAAAATTTTAGAAATTTTACCGATTAATCTAACTTCAATGCAAAGCGAATTGGCAATATTTATCTCAAAATATTACACATGCGAGCTTGGCGTCAGCCTAAATTTATTTGAACCAAATGACAATATTGCAGTAGATCAAATTTATGAAAATCAAAATTTTAATGTGGCACCCAAACTAAACGAAAAACAGCAAGAGGCTTTGGATTTTATAAATAAACGTAAAATTTCACTCATCTTTGGCGACACTGGAAGCGGAAAAAGCGAGATTTACATAGCAAAGATCAGAGAAATTTTAAACGTAGGCAGCCAAGCGCTATTTTTAATGCCTGAAATTTCACTCACGCCACAAATGCAAAAACGCCTTGAGGGCTTCTTTGGCGAGGCGGTAGCTGTTTGGCACTCAAAGATAACATCAAAGAAAAAAGAGCAAATTTTAAAAGATATAAAAAGTGAAAAAGTTAGGCTCGTTGCAGGTGCAAGATCGGCTTTATTTTTACCACTTGAGAGGCTAAAACTTATCATCATAGACGAAGAACATGACGATAGCTACAAAAACACAGGCTCAAAACCCAACTACAACGCAAGAGATCTTGCACTCTTTTTAACTAGCAAATTTGATCTACAAGTGGTGCTTGGAAGTGCCACACCAAGCCTTACTAGCTTTTACAAGCAGGAGCATTTTCGCTTAAAAGGGACATATTTTGATTCGCAAAAAAATTACATTTTCGATGAGAGCGAGACTGGAATTAGTGAAATTTTAAAAGATGAAATTTCAAAGACACTCGTGAATAAAAAGCAAGCTGTCATCTGCCTGCCAACAAGGGCAAATTTTAAATATCTAGTTTGCAAAAACTGCGGTGAAACGTTAAAGTGCCCATTTTGCAGCATCGGTATGAGCTATTACAAAAAACAAAACGTGCTAAAGTGTCAATACTGCGAGCATAAAATGGCCGTGCCAAAATTTTGTCACCAGTGCGGTAGCGAGATGATAGAGGCTAAAAAAATTGGCACGAGCGAACTACTTGAGAGGCTGCAAAATGAGTTTGCAAACGCCAGAATCGCTAAATTTGACAGGGATGAGATAACGACGCAAAACAAGCTCGTAAAGGCCTTAAAAGAATTTAACGACGGCAAGATAGATATCTTGCTTGGCACACAGATGTTAAGCAAAGGGCATGATTATCACAACGTAGAGCTTGCTGTCATCATGGGATTTGACGAGCTTTTAAATTTTCCTGATTATAAGGCCAGAGAGCGAACGCTCGCTCTTGCCATGCAAGTAGCTGGAAGAGCTGGTAGAAACGGGGTTGGTAGAGTTATCATTCAAAGCAAACAAAGAGAATTTTTTGAGAGCTACATCAGTGATTATGACGCATTTTTAAAAGATGAGATTGGCTACCGCGAGGGACTATATCCGCCATTTACTAGGCTTCTTCGCATTATCATCTCACATAAAGATGAACGCATAGTAAAAAATACATTGAATGAATTTGTGCAAAGAATAGAACCTCTAAGAAGCGATGAGCTTGAGGTCATAGGATACGGAAAGTGCCAGATAGAGTATCTTGGAAGTAAATTTAGATATGAAATTTTACTCCGCTCAAACTCACATATACCTCTTTTAAAAGCT